ttcttCTAGGATAAGGGTCTGATGCATTATTATCAATGCTACATGATATTTGTATCTTATCCTGAACTATTTCCTACCATCACTTCTAGTTAATTTGCACAGAATTATACCAATATTGCAGTGAGTTTTAGTGCAAATTATACtatcatgtttttttcttattgataCCCCATTAGATCTCCCCAAATTCTTGACTGATTCTGCCCTGCTGAGAGTTGAAAATGGGTCAGCACTGGGAACTGAAAACTAATAATTGATGTCTCTTTGTGTGACAGAACCCAGAGAAATCATGTCCAATGAGAAATATCAAATGAGAGCTTAATAGTCCTTGAACAATCCCTCACACACTGCCTTTAGGGATAATGAAAAAGTTGCAGCCTCCCCAAACACCTTTTCCGTTTGGAAAATGGACATTCATCACTGTTAATTagcaaatggaaaaaagaaatgtttcagcAAATCCCCTGACTCCCAAAGTCAGAGAAATCATTTCAAATACAGGTCAGAGGTTTGTGGTTCTGAAGGGAGGTGAGGTCATGGAGCTGTGATCCTTTATCTTATGGTTAAGCTGATTCCTGCTTCCATGGTGCTGCTTCTTAGGTCAGGAGCTGCATCCTGAATTGATGGTGTGCAGAGGGAATGTGTCAAGTGATCATTGTGTACCTGAGTATGGAAGGCAGGGCAACCAAAGATGGGAAACCTGGTAAGCACTCATGTCTGGAAATGTATTCTAGTTAGAAACAGAAGAGTGTGAATTCTATCAAATTAAGAGAAAGGATTCCGGGGATATGAACAAAATTGCTGAGGCCAGCAACTTCACTGAATTTGTGATAATCTCTGatgtataaaaataatgtaacaaaATCCCTGCCAGACCACTGATGAATCATTTCAGTGATAATGAATCTGACTCAAAGGTGATGAGGGATGGCAGTGATTATGTTTTTCCCACTTCCAACTCTTCATATTATACATGAACCATATGATAACATCTCAAGGTGACAAACGTAGATGCTGGCATAAAAGATTAAAGGGTGtgatgaatattatcaaaataatcTCATCCTGGTGAGGAGTTGAGATCTGGTTCTGCCTCTGGGTGTAACACATTTCAGTGCAGCACTCCGTCTATGATGGCTCAGGTGCTGGGTGTGTCCTGACACTCAGTGCTGATGACCTTTGTTTGATTGatgctgctttgttttttgaactTGGGAACATGGTACTGAATGGAAGTTGACACTATAATTGTGTATCTTGAATGACACTCATTTCCAGATCCATAGAATACATCTTCTGCTATTTCTTCTGGTTTGGTGATATTCAaatggccattctgacaggaataagatggtatctcagagttgttttgatttgcacttccctgatggctaaggatgttgaacactttcttatgtgtctttcagccattttagattcctttattgagaattgtctatctagttctgtaccccactttttaactggattgtttggtgttttggagactagcttcctgagttctttgtatattttggagatcagccctctgtcagatgtggggtttttgaatatattttcccagtctgtgggctgccgtttcgTCTTGCTGACTACACAGGCAGTTTCTATAGgaacaaatttcatttttacatgATGTAATTTAGGttagaatagaaataaaatttttattagtaaGTTAAAAAATGTGGTACTTGATTAAAAATTTAAGTGACTGAGTGGAAATCACCCAGCCATGTTTGCATTTTATAAATGTCCAAACTCCTCAGGATGACCTTTTTTCCCCACAATCATCTGCAAGGTTTTAACTTCGGATTTGTATTGACTGTATAGGAAACAATGATGTCCAAATCAATGCTCTATGGAAATCACAGTAGGTGGTAGGGAAAAAGTATTGTAACAATGATTCATACATTCTCACCTCTGTTTATAGTTTTCAGTCTAGCTTCAGGGAGATTCAAGGCAATAAAATTTTCAGTAAGTACTGCTCTATGAGAAAAATTGATTTCAGTTGATTTAATAAATTTGATTATAATGCATACACCTTCTTGGCTTTGAAGACAAATTGAAATCACCGGAAACTGGCAGGGTATCTGCAGTAATTCTAAAATAGGGATCCTCACACCTGTCTAGATGACATTTGTTtcctgtgtgttctctctctttctgtcctatTTCTTCTGTACACTGAAACACCACTCAGATTCTTATACATGATTCTTAAATTCGGTGTACACCACTCCtaataattttctttaagtatttggCAGTTCCTTTGGAGAAATATCTGTGACTTTGAATTACTTTATGTCCTGACAGACCTGCCATCTTAAAACACCGTCCTCAGACAGTATGTCCAGAGCCTCAGCAAACCAATTCCTCCAGGCAAGTGGAATTTAAGATGTTGTCCAGTGTACTGTTTTTAAAACTCCTTTCTTCAAGGCTTGGTTTAttctaaaaaaaatgacattctttgtgtggttttcttatctaaaataaaaactaaaatatcatAAACCACAATAAGATTTAGGATAGTGTTCCAATGTGTGTCATGATGAACTTTCAATATTCAGCAAGTGAATATTCATGAGTGGCTTGGCTCGGATCATGACCTGGACCTATAGCTCTATGAAGTTCCTACTGTAGAGGATATATTACATATCAATAATATGTAAGAAACCCTTACAACAAAGtcactttctgtttttgtgaaagGTGTTCAGactttttttctataaaagaaaGTAAGTAGAACACACAATGTTCACTGGAATTAACAAATAAAAGTCCACTTAGTATATAACACATATATGAAGAAAAAGATGCTTGGATGAATATGGAAATCCCAGGAATCCACTGGTCAAGGAATGAGGTACCAGAAGTTTCATGTCAGCCTAGATTATAGAGTGAACCCCAGTCTGAACTCCTATGTTCTATGAAATAGAATTAACACAGTGAAAACTATATTTGTTACAATTTTAGTTAATAAGTCCACTGTACACCCTTTAGGGGTCTTGGTAGGATAGGACTTTGGGAACATAGGTTCATATTTGTATTATCCTGTGAGAGAATGGATCACTGCTAACTTGTATTGGGATAGGCCTCAAGAGACAAATGATATATGAACTCTCATATATCTTATGCATTTGGTCTTTGTTAATGCATTCCCTACTTATTTCTGCTGCTACAGAGGACAGCACTGTGAAGATAAGCAGAAGCAgtacattccttttgtttgttgtttgctttgatttAGGGTATCACTATGTAATTCTGAATGTCCTAGAATTTACTAagtagactagcctggccttgaacccacaatgCCCTGTCTATTTCTCCCTCCTAGGTGCAAGAAGGAGGTGCACATGACACCATTTCTAAttgagggagtcagttcttaAAGCATGAATTGGGAGGTCCTCAATTAGAAGCTATTTATTgcacacatatttaaattttttcttacaaACATTTCCACAGGAGTGAAATTGTGAACAAATAGATGCACAGCTACTCCAGTTAAACATTTAATTCAATTGGAATACTTTTGACTTGGTGTCACATACCTACCTTATCCTTATTCTTACTAAGGGCTGGTGTGTCATACTAGATTTACTTTATATTTCCCCTACTGCATTATGACATATGGCAGTGGATCTATTTagaatattcaacatccttaccctGTTTATTCCACACTGAATGTGGTTGCTGTACATTTCACATGAATGCATCTGTTTATTATCTGCTCCACAATAGCACAataataatgtgtgtgtatgaaatataATGTGTTTATCTCTGAATTTAACTTTATCTAGCTCATCATGTGAACTTCATTATATTAGAGtcttttatgttattttacatgtattttctcATATTAGGACATAAACATATTCACTTTGCTGTGGTAAAATGTACATTGTTTAAGCTTAAATTTTGGGTGAAGACAGCATGAAGGCCTTTCACTCTGAAGCTACAGAACGAAGTCTGTTTTCCAGCAATTTATTGTGTAAGAACAATTCATTCTGGAATGTTCATCTTTCATCTTGAACTCAACTGGTTATTGCTTCTTCAGTAAAATCAATGCTATTTTTGTGCTGAAGAGTTTGAGAAGTATAGAGATGTACTAGGAATGCACACCTTAAATGTGGACAATTACAGACAAACAATTTCATTGAAAGTTATTACTGCTggcaaaatatttgttttgagacagtcttgtaaATGTATTCACTCTGGTTCTGCAATCTTGGACTCAAATGAATGTCCTTCACATGCATAAAAGGACAGAAATTTTCAATGCATGATTTGGCTCAGAAACATAGTTGttgtaataattttaaagaaaaagtgctGACTGACAGAATGGAGTCCAGAAACTTAGCTATAGGAATATTGATCTCACTTCAGAGTGCActtggaattctgggaaatgtatcttttcttttccagtaTCTACTTGTTTACTACAATGAACACACATTAAAGACTGTAGACTTAATTCTTATACATGTTTTCACATCAAATTCCTTAATCATTCTCTCTACAGGAGTGCCTCAGATAATGAGAATGTTTGAGTGGAAAAGGTTCTTCAATGATGTTGAATGcaaacttattttatatattcagaGACTTTGCAGGAGCCTGTCCATcacctccacctgcctcttgagtgttttCCAGGCCATCACCATCAGTCCTAATGTCTCCTATTGTAAAGAACTGAAAATCAAATTACCAAAATATGTTCacctctccatttccttcctctggaTCCTGTACATGATAGTGAATATGGTTTTCCCCATGTATACGGCTACCAAAAGTAAtagcaaaaacaagacaaaaatgagaaattttgaattttgtccTGCTCTCAATCAAGACAAGATAGTAGAGTCACTGTATACAGTATTTTGGGTGTTCCCTGAAGTCTTATTTTCCATACTCATTGTTTGTTCCAGCATCTCCATGATTGTCATACTCTATGAACACAAGAAGAGGGTTCAGTGCATCCTCAGCACTCATGCATCCACCAGAATTTCCCCTGAATCCAGAGCCACACAGAACATCCTGGTGTTGGTTTGCACCTTTTTAGCTTTTTACACCATCTCCTCCATTTTGCAAGGCTACATGGCTCTTTCTTTTAATCTCAATTCATGGCTTGTGAATATCACAGGCATCATTTCTATGTGTTTTCCTACTTTAAGCCCCTTTGTGATGAGTCATGAATCTATTATTTCTGGATTTTGCTTTTCCTGTATAAGgaataggaaagggaaataatttCATAATAATTGAATAGATTGCACCATTGTAATATTGTGTATATAAAACTTATACACTCATGTCCTTAAATATATCAGTGTAATAATTTATCATTTCATCATCTTACTTATCATTGTATTTGTCAAATATCAATCTAAAATGGTATGCATTATTTTAAGTGTAAGATCATTTCACAGAATAAGAGTGGTATATTCTTCATTGTAGCATA
This window of the Cricetulus griseus strain 17A/GY unplaced genomic scaffold, alternate assembly CriGri-PICRH-1.0 unplaced_scaffold_45, whole genome shotgun sequence genome carries:
- the LOC100771714 gene encoding vomeronasal type-1 receptor 4-like, whose amino-acid sequence is MESRNLAIGILISLQSALGILGNVSFLFQYLLVYYNEHTLKTVDLILIHVFTSNSLIILSTGVPQIMRMFEWKRFFNDVECKLILYIQRLCRSLSITSTCLLSVFQAITISPNVSYCKELKIKLPKYVHLSISFLWILYMIVNMVFPMYTATKSNSKNKTKMRNFEFCPALNQDKIVESLYTVFWVFPEVLFSILIVCSSISMIVILYEHKKRVQCILSTHASTRISPESRATQNILVLVCTFLAFYTISSILQGYMALSFNLNSWLVNITGIISMCFPTLSPFVMSHESIISGFCFSCIRNRKGK